One genomic segment of Deltaproteobacteria bacterium includes these proteins:
- a CDS encoding MarC family protein, giving the protein MDSLSGFIEAADPFMRAFIPLFVAMDAVGILPIYIGLTSGLDERERRRTLFYSIVTATLITLSFLLVGKAVFILLAITVADFQIAGGLVLLSIAIVDIVQTTRGAAAEGRPTSAVGIVPIGTPIIAGPAVLTTLIMLHDLYGFTVTASALAANLLISWVVYAFADRIIRVIGENGARGISKVVSLLLAAIAVMIIRRGLEGLAAGG; this is encoded by the coding sequence ATGGACTCTCTTTCGGGTTTCATCGAGGCCGCGGATCCTTTCATGAGGGCCTTCATCCCCCTCTTCGTCGCCATGGACGCCGTGGGCATACTGCCCATATACATTGGACTCACCTCGGGGCTTGACGAAAGGGAGCGCCGCCGCACCCTCTTCTACTCCATAGTGACGGCCACCCTCATAACGCTCTCCTTTCTGCTCGTCGGCAAGGCCGTATTCATACTGCTCGCCATCACGGTGGCCGACTTCCAGATAGCGGGCGGCCTGGTGCTCCTCTCCATAGCCATAGTCGATATCGTCCAGACCACGCGCGGCGCCGCCGCCGAGGGCCGTCCCACCAGCGCCGTCGGCATAGTGCCCATAGGCACGCCCATCATAGCCGGTCCCGCCGTGCTGACGACCCTCATAATGCTCCACGACCTCTACGGCTTCACCGTGACGGCCTCGGCGCTGGCCGCCAACCTCCTCATCAGTTGGGTCGTCTACGCCTTCGCCGACCGCATCATCAGGGTCATAGGCGAAAACGGCGCGCGGGGCATCTCCAAGGTCGTCTCGCTGCTGCTCGCTGCCATAGCGGTCATGATAATCAGAAGGGGGCTGGAAGGGCTCGCCGCCGGGGGGTAG
- a CDS encoding methyltransferase domain-containing protein, which yields MAHRFDPAMAGRLMSEERYGRLDPVKFLKGAGLAPGDSMVDLGCGPGFFALAASAVVGPEGRVWALDVEPEMLGHLRRQGPPPNVFPLVCPESELPLRGGCADFVLLAFVIHEAAEPLRLLREVRRVMKPGAALCILDWEKVDEDEGPPLEERMAAAEAEALAGRAGLSVTERTAPDGSWYAVRAVRPLAAP from the coding sequence ATGGCGCACAGGTTCGATCCGGCCATGGCCGGAAGGCTCATGAGTGAAGAGCGGTACGGGCGGCTCGACCCCGTGAAGTTTCTGAAGGGGGCCGGCCTGGCCCCCGGCGACTCGATGGTCGATCTCGGCTGCGGCCCCGGCTTCTTCGCCCTCGCCGCCTCAGCCGTCGTCGGTCCCGAGGGGAGGGTCTGGGCCCTCGACGTGGAGCCGGAGATGCTCGGCCATCTCCGCCGCCAGGGACCGCCGCCCAACGTCTTTCCCCTCGTCTGCCCGGAATCGGAGCTGCCGCTTCGCGGCGGCTGTGCCGACTTCGTGCTCCTCGCCTTCGTCATCCACGAGGCCGCAGAGCCCCTCCGCCTTCTCCGCGAGGTCCGGCGGGTGATGAAGCCGGGCGCCGCGCTCTGCATACTCGACTGGGAGAAGGTTGACGAGGACGAGGGGCCCCCTCTGGAGGAGCGCATGGCCGCCGCCGAGGCCGAGGCCCTCGCGGGGCGGGCGGGCCTTTCGGTGACGGAGAGGACCGCGCCCGACGGGAGCTGGTACGCCGTAAGGGCCGTAAGACCGCTCGCCGCACCCTGA
- a CDS encoding YqhA family protein, with the protein MTAFHKGHHLVPFTLDDRAHGTGLVGQAALVYELHDRGHICAQALAGPQRRYAEFDEHNSTLPTAPSKRCFEYRLKLCYSPFPPWAPPPTALNGGPRTVKRLLEKSRYIVLLAVISTLAASVSLFVWVTVKTAVTVFKMFAHLGEIEGAAVVTAQMVAVLDAFFLAVILYIFAVAIYELFIGTLDMPSWLVINNLDDLKRKLSSVIALMLAVTFLEHVTQWKDPHSTLLFAVAIAMVMAVLVFYMKGKKE; encoded by the coding sequence ATGACAGCGTTTCACAAGGGCCATCACCTCGTCCCATTCACCCTCGACGACCGTGCCCATGGGACCGGCCTTGTAGGGCAGGCCGCTCTCGTCTATGAGCTTCATGACCGGGGCCACATATGCGCTCAGGCTCTCGCCGGCCCCCAGAGGCGCTACGCTGAATTCGACGAGCATAACTCAACCCTCCCGACTGCTCCATCCAAGAGATGCTTTGAATATCGCCTCAAGCTGTGCTATAGTCCATTTCCCCCATGGGCGCCGCCGCCCACAGCCCTTAACGGAGGACCACGGACAGTGAAACGGTTGCTCGAAAAGTCCCGCTACATCGTGCTGCTCGCCGTCATCTCCACGCTCGCGGCCTCGGTCTCGCTCTTTGTGTGGGTGACCGTCAAGACGGCGGTCACCGTCTTCAAGATGTTCGCCCATCTGGGCGAGATCGAAGGGGCGGCGGTGGTGACGGCCCAGATGGTGGCCGTACTCGACGCCTTCTTCCTGGCGGTCATCCTCTACATATTCGCCGTGGCCATCTACGAGCTCTTCATCGGCACCCTCGACATGCCCTCGTGGCTCGTCATAAACAACCTCGACGACCTCAAGAGGAAACTCTCCAGCGTCATCGCCCTCATGCTGGCCGTAACCTTCCTCGAACACGTGACCCAGTGGAAAGACCCCCACTCTACCCTCCTCTTCGCCGTCGCCATCGCAATGGTCATGGCCGTGCTCGTCTTCTACATGAAGGGAAAGAAGGAGTAA
- a CDS encoding DUF4149 domain-containing protein, whose protein sequence is MLNLFLFLHIMAALFWVGGMLFLTIVVAPFLLRMEDARERSAVYQEVGSRYRFWGWIAIATLLVTGPLNLYFLGVSPSLIFDASFHTTTYGKVLMAKLTFVSIIVVSSLLHDFWLGPRARSSPRFSTLARIFGRSNLALAIVIVILAVLLRTGGG, encoded by the coding sequence ATGCTCAACCTCTTCCTCTTTCTCCACATCATGGCCGCCCTCTTCTGGGTGGGCGGCATGCTCTTTCTGACCATCGTAGTTGCGCCCTTTCTGCTGCGGATGGAAGACGCCAGAGAGCGCTCGGCCGTATACCAGGAGGTGGGATCGCGCTACAGGTTCTGGGGGTGGATAGCCATAGCCACGCTACTGGTGACGGGACCGCTCAACCTCTACTTCCTCGGCGTGTCTCCGTCGCTCATCTTCGACGCCTCCTTTCACACCACCACCTACGGCAAGGTCCTGATGGCCAAGCTCACTTTCGTCTCCATCATCGTCGTCTCGAGCCTGCTCCACGACTTCTGGCTCGGCCCGCGGGCGCGCAGCTCGCCGCGCTTTTCAACGCTCGCCCGCATATTCGGCCGCAGCAACCTTGCGCTGGCTATCGTGATCGTAATCCTCGCCGTGCTGCTCCGTACAGGCGGCGGGTGA
- a CDS encoding MTH1187 family thiamine-binding protein, protein MLVEFSVAPLGAGESLSAYVAPVMKLIDESGLPYKAGPMGTVVEGEWDEVMALVKRCHHEILKEAPRVLTSIRIDDRPGRPAGRLTEKVRSVEKRLGRELRK, encoded by the coding sequence ATGCTCGTCGAATTCAGCGTAGCGCCTCTGGGGGCCGGCGAGAGCCTGAGCGCATATGTGGCCCCGGTCATGAAGCTCATAGACGAGAGCGGCCTGCCCTACAAGGCCGGTCCCATGGGCACGGTCGTCGAGGGTGAATGGGACGAGGTGATGGCCCTTGTGAAACGCTGTCATCACGAAATCCTGAAGGAGGCGCCGAGGGTTCTTACGTCCATACGGATTGACGACAGGCCCGGCAGGCCCGCCGGCAGGCTCACCGAAAAGGTCCGCTCCGTGGAGAAGAGGCTCGGCCGGGAGCTCCGCAAGTAA
- the amrS gene encoding AmmeMemoRadiSam system radical SAM enzyme, producing MIEARLYDTEEGGRVVCRLCAFRCRIAPGKRGVCGVRENRDGRLYSLVYNRLIAGHADPVEKKPLFHFMPGSVSYSVSTVGCNFRCLHCQNADISQMPRNMKKILGDEVSPDEIVATAVAAGAQSISYTYTEPTIFFEYAFDTMKLAREKGLGNIFVTNGYMTGECLDELKGLLDAANVDLKSFSDDFYRKVCGARLAPVLDSIEYMHGMGVWLEITTLVIPTRNDSPEELRGIARWIAALDRSIPWHISAFHPAYRLANLPRTPVSVLDRAREIGLEEGLCYVYTGNVPGDPGENTYCHRCGEAVIKRWGFTVRENLVKEGRCPCCGEEVAGVFDAPPAGTL from the coding sequence ATGATCGAAGCACGACTTTACGACACCGAAGAGGGCGGCAGGGTGGTCTGCCGCCTCTGCGCCTTCCGGTGCAGGATAGCGCCGGGCAAGCGGGGCGTCTGCGGCGTGCGCGAAAACCGCGACGGCAGGCTCTACTCGCTCGTATACAACCGCCTCATAGCCGGACATGCCGACCCCGTCGAGAAAAAACCCCTCTTCCACTTCATGCCCGGTTCCGTCTCCTACTCCGTATCGACGGTGGGGTGCAACTTCCGCTGTCTACACTGCCAGAACGCCGATATCTCGCAGATGCCCAGGAACATGAAGAAGATCCTCGGCGACGAGGTGAGTCCCGACGAGATCGTCGCTACGGCCGTGGCGGCCGGAGCGCAGAGCATCTCCTACACCTATACGGAGCCGACCATATTCTTCGAGTACGCCTTCGATACCATGAAGCTTGCCCGCGAAAAGGGGCTCGGAAACATCTTTGTCACGAACGGTTACATGACGGGGGAGTGTCTCGACGAGCTCAAGGGACTGCTCGACGCAGCCAATGTGGACCTCAAGAGCTTCAGCGACGACTTCTACAGGAAGGTCTGCGGCGCAAGGCTTGCCCCGGTGCTCGACTCCATCGAGTACATGCACGGCATGGGCGTATGGCTGGAGATCACGACACTGGTCATACCGACCAGGAACGACTCGCCCGAGGAGCTGCGCGGGATCGCCCGGTGGATAGCCGCCCTCGACAGGTCCATACCCTGGCACATAAGCGCCTTCCACCCGGCCTACAGGCTTGCGAATCTGCCGCGCACTCCCGTCTCCGTCCTCGACCGGGCCCGCGAGATCGGACTCGAAGAGGGCCTCTGCTACGTCTATACGGGCAATGTTCCCGGCGACCCGGGAGAGAACACGTACTGCCACCGATGCGGCGAGGCCGTCATAAAACGGTGGGGCTTCACCGTGCGGGAAAACCTCGTGAAAGAGGGGAGGTGCCCCTGCTGCGGCGAAGAGGTGGCGGGCGTCTTCGATGCGCCGCCGGCGGGGACTCTCTGA
- a CDS encoding fructose 1,6-bisphosphatase: MAAETKTTLSVIKADVGGFVGHTNCHIELLDTAKARLENAKHKGEITDFHVLRCGDDIELIMTHRQGRASPVVHRLAWKTFRACAELAAELKLHGAGQDLVGGDFDGDIGELGPGVAEMEFVERESEPVVVFMADKTSAGAWNLPLYKVFADPFNTAGLVLDPVMMEGYSFRVLDVESGRSVTLRCPDELYRLLALIGTTSRFMVSEVLRNGDGEVAAAVSTQRLASLAGRYIGEDDPVMIVRCQDGMPSVGEAMEPFAFPHLVEGWLRSSFNGPLMPVPFYEANPLRFDGPPRVVAAGFQVSKGRLIGPHDMFDDPSFDLARRRAVRTAEYLRRHGPFQPHRLGAGGLRSSSVPSVVESLEERFEGP, from the coding sequence ATGGCGGCAGAGACGAAGACCACACTGAGCGTCATCAAGGCCGATGTGGGCGGGTTCGTGGGCCATACGAACTGCCACATAGAGCTTCTGGACACGGCCAAGGCAAGGCTCGAGAACGCAAAGCACAAGGGCGAGATAACGGACTTCCACGTCCTTCGCTGCGGTGACGACATCGAGCTCATCATGACCCACCGCCAGGGGCGCGCAAGCCCCGTGGTCCACAGGCTCGCGTGGAAGACCTTCCGGGCCTGCGCCGAGCTCGCCGCCGAGCTAAAGCTCCACGGCGCGGGCCAGGACCTGGTGGGCGGGGACTTCGACGGCGACATAGGGGAGCTCGGCCCGGGCGTGGCCGAGATGGAGTTCGTCGAGCGCGAGAGCGAGCCCGTGGTCGTCTTCATGGCCGACAAGACGAGCGCCGGGGCCTGGAACCTGCCGCTCTACAAGGTCTTCGCAGACCCCTTCAACACGGCGGGACTCGTGCTCGACCCGGTGATGATGGAGGGTTACTCCTTCAGGGTGCTTGACGTGGAGTCGGGTCGCAGCGTGACGCTTCGCTGCCCCGACGAGCTCTACAGGCTCCTGGCGCTCATAGGCACGACCTCGAGGTTCATGGTCTCCGAGGTGCTCCGCAACGGCGACGGCGAGGTCGCCGCCGCCGTCTCTACGCAGAGGCTCGCAAGCCTTGCGGGGAGATACATCGGCGAGGACGACCCCGTGATGATCGTGCGCTGCCAGGACGGCATGCCCTCGGTGGGCGAGGCCATGGAGCCCTTCGCCTTCCCCCATCTCGTCGAGGGATGGCTTCGCAGCTCCTTCAACGGTCCGCTCATGCCCGTGCCCTTCTACGAGGCAAACCCCCTGCGCTTTGACGGCCCCCCGCGGGTGGTCGCCGCCGGGTTCCAGGTATCGAAGGGTAGGCTCATAGGTCCCCACGACATGTTCGACGACCCGAGCTTCGACCTGGCAAGGCGCAGGGCCGTGAGGACGGCCGAGTACCTGCGCCGCCACGGCCCCTTCCAGCCGCACAGGCTCGGGGCCGGAGGATTGCGCTCCAGTTCCGTGCCCTCCGTTGTCGAGTCCCTGGAGGAGCGCTTCGAGGGGCCGTGA